A single genomic interval of Arthrobacter globiformis harbors:
- a CDS encoding DUF4241 domain-containing protein, whose protein sequence is MRVPSGALGGCDPFVNLDQPVIVKIPPGDYPVRVTIADVSPEQDGSNLREAYLSLILSPAESVAVEAARGPDGQFYGGGVSTGTVAFVDAEAVTGCMPHESTWYEEVFESEDPPTAGSTSWTPTDRIRPALQTS, encoded by the coding sequence CTGCGCGTCCCCTCAGGGGCATTGGGCGGCTGCGACCCCTTCGTGAACCTGGACCAGCCGGTGATCGTGAAGATTCCGCCTGGCGACTACCCGGTCCGCGTCACCATCGCGGACGTCTCGCCTGAACAGGACGGATCGAATCTGCGTGAGGCCTACCTTTCCCTCATCCTCTCCCCGGCGGAGTCAGTGGCCGTGGAAGCTGCCCGCGGGCCGGACGGCCAGTTCTACGGCGGGGGCGTAAGCACCGGGACCGTGGCCTTCGTTGACGCCGAGGCTGTAACCGGCTGCATGCCGCATGAGTCAACCTGGTACGAGGAAGTTTTCGAATCAGAAGACCCCCCGACTGCTGGTTCGACCTCATGGACGCCGACGGACCGCATCCGCCCGGCGCTGCAAACATCGTGA
- a CDS encoding CU044_5270 family protein: MASADPAARITDHEMARSRDRSCGVTQSVPLPVRDAEEISAVRMLEPWAAAVKLSGRRSRRARAWLTAAAAAAVVATLIGGDVVGLAGWRGGATAQASDVLNSAAHTAITTSDPVVSRGQYLRIKSTNVWMTASVEADGASYQWLDTEKFDMYVPFDRSGEWVWRRSGRVPTTFFDPKAKEYVREQNVQAHPELLRAPRGEFYGPQAFAPDMTLLPRDPYRLLNSIYKQTLGKGQSVDGEALVFIADLLRTGVVPADLRAALYKAAAMIPGVTITEGQANLAGRTGVAIGRTEASAAGQRQEIIIDPKTGQLIGEREVLTQAYGVIPAGTAVGWTAIETSVSGTAP; encoded by the coding sequence ATGGCTTCGGCAGATCCCGCAGCACGCATTACCGACCACGAAATGGCCCGGAGCCGGGACCGTTCATGCGGGGTTACCCAGTCCGTCCCCTTGCCAGTTCGGGATGCCGAGGAGATCTCAGCCGTGAGGATGCTGGAACCGTGGGCTGCAGCGGTTAAACTTTCCGGCAGAAGATCCCGCCGCGCACGGGCCTGGCTGACTGCAGCAGCTGCTGCGGCTGTTGTGGCAACGCTGATCGGCGGGGACGTTGTAGGGCTGGCCGGCTGGCGCGGCGGAGCCACAGCTCAGGCCTCAGACGTGCTCAACAGCGCCGCACACACAGCTATCACCACATCAGACCCTGTGGTTAGTCGGGGTCAGTACTTGAGGATCAAAAGCACCAATGTCTGGATGACGGCGTCAGTGGAAGCCGATGGTGCGAGCTACCAGTGGCTGGACACCGAAAAATTCGACATGTACGTACCATTTGACCGCTCAGGCGAGTGGGTGTGGCGACGGTCAGGACGCGTGCCCACGACGTTCTTTGATCCCAAGGCCAAGGAATACGTCCGGGAACAGAACGTCCAAGCGCATCCCGAGCTGCTTCGCGCCCCCCGCGGGGAGTTCTACGGCCCCCAAGCCTTTGCACCTGACATGACGTTGTTGCCGCGCGACCCTTACCGTCTGCTCAACAGCATCTACAAACAAACTTTGGGTAAGGGCCAGTCGGTGGACGGCGAAGCCTTAGTGTTCATCGCTGACCTGCTCCGGACTGGCGTAGTGCCTGCCGATTTGCGGGCTGCTCTCTACAAGGCTGCGGCCATGATTCCCGGGGTGACAATCACCGAGGGACAAGCAAACCTGGCCGGCCGCACCGGCGTCGCGATCGGCCGCACTGAAGCATCAGCAGCCGGCCAACGCCAGGAGATCATCATCGATCCCAAGACCGGGCAATTGATTGGTGAGCGCGAAGTGCTCACTCAGGCGTACGGTGTTATCCCTGCGGGCACGGCAGTAGGGTGGACCGCCATCGAAACATCCGTTTCCGGTACAGCTCCCTGA
- a CDS encoding RBBP9/YdeN family alpha/beta hydrolase: MKATSDNRPTRSVQRVVIVHGYEAAPDAHWFPWLQNALQAEGIGVTVVPLPAPDAPETAAWENAVSAALGVPNARTVVVAHSLGVITALRVLAALPEPWELGGLVLVAGFTKPLEALPELNGYLATDVDAERVAGSIAERTVIRSDTDPFVPPAVSDDLAKRLDAQLQVHPGAGHFMAEDGVTTLPAVLDLLRSP, encoded by the coding sequence ATGAAAGCAACATCCGACAACCGCCCGACTCGATCCGTCCAGCGCGTCGTCATCGTCCACGGGTACGAAGCCGCACCGGACGCACACTGGTTCCCTTGGCTCCAAAACGCACTCCAAGCCGAAGGCATAGGCGTCACAGTCGTCCCTCTCCCTGCCCCGGATGCTCCTGAAACGGCAGCTTGGGAGAACGCTGTCAGTGCTGCACTTGGAGTGCCCAATGCGAGAACGGTGGTCGTGGCGCATTCCCTTGGTGTGATCACTGCACTGCGCGTGTTGGCTGCCCTTCCGGAGCCATGGGAGCTCGGCGGTCTTGTGCTGGTAGCGGGCTTCACTAAACCACTGGAAGCATTGCCGGAACTCAATGGCTACCTCGCAACTGACGTCGACGCTGAACGGGTAGCAGGCAGCATTGCTGAGCGAACAGTAATCCGCTCCGATACGGACCCCTTCGTACCACCGGCAGTATCAGATGACCTAGCCAAGCGCCTCGACGCACAGCTGCAGGTTCACCCAGGAGCAGGACACTTCATGGCAGAAGACGGGGTGACAACCCTGCCAGCTGTGCTTGACCTGCTGCGGTCGCCCTAG
- a CDS encoding RNA polymerase sigma factor — protein sequence MSFQTVRKDRADLEREKRFLVAHAAAHDRIYRYLRRRTENAATAEDLCSEVFRIAWEKSTDSASLTVMILFGVARNVLRNHERSAVRSAKLLGELRSERHAEASARDSPLHEALLRLDADEREVLLLTYWDGLTSKEISDLLDTSATAIRMRLHRARKALSRLIQTEGAEL from the coding sequence ATGAGCTTTCAAACAGTCCGGAAGGATCGTGCGGATTTGGAGCGGGAGAAGCGTTTCTTAGTAGCGCATGCGGCCGCTCATGACCGCATATACCGCTATCTTCGCCGGCGGACCGAGAATGCCGCGACCGCTGAAGATTTGTGCTCCGAGGTGTTCAGGATCGCTTGGGAGAAATCGACTGACAGCGCGAGCCTCACAGTCATGATCCTTTTCGGTGTCGCAAGGAACGTGCTTCGCAATCATGAACGTTCCGCTGTGCGGTCCGCGAAACTCCTCGGTGAGCTCCGCTCCGAGCGGCACGCCGAAGCGTCTGCCCGCGATTCCCCTCTTCATGAAGCCCTGCTACGGCTCGACGCGGACGAACGCGAAGTTCTCCTCCTGACCTACTGGGACGGCCTCACGTCCAAGGAAATCTCGGACTTGCTCGACACCAGTGCCACGGCGATCAGGATGCGCCTCCACCGGGCACGCAAGGCACTAAGCCGCCTAATTCAGACAGAAGGTGCAGAACTGTGA
- a CDS encoding FAD-dependent oxidoreductase — MDHSVPIMLIATTDPTSRRIIEDELRRRYGADYEVVACADHAHGRAVLEGLRRWNRPVALILGCYGPGDRDGLDFLRRAYGFHPAAKRGVVVTWGDFASAPTVFRAIAQGYAELVVIRPERLRDEEFHGAITDALDDWHLAQGVGFEAVRLIGEVGDERTHTLRDSLSRNHIPVGFYPVGSETAERTLESVNLRDPVLPVMVLQFTASPIVLENPSDLEIAEAMGVTRPPPADKIFDVVVVGAGPSGLAAAVYASSEGLSTMVVEEEAVGGQAGTSSLIRNYPGFSRGVSGAHLAYRSFQQAWTLGTDFLFLRKVEGLSADGALYAASISDGSVVRCRTVVVATGVDYRRLGIPQLEDLVGRGVFYGATVSEAPSMAGKHVCVVGGGNSAGQAVLHLAKYANRVTLLVRGPTLSVSMSDYLISQLEATRNVAIRYSTMIVGARDRDGFLAAVTVAASGAADATSSEEIEAGGMFVLIGSVPRTSWLPDTVERDPAGFLRTGASRDVSDAGSVRPDRSRLVLETSMPGIFAIGDVRAGSIKRVATAVGDGATVVSMLHAYLAENPQPASPPAHGEAAAPEELPGDVRFN; from the coding sequence ATGGATCACTCGGTTCCGATCATGCTGATTGCCACCACAGACCCGACCTCTCGGCGCATTATTGAAGATGAGTTACGTCGACGCTACGGTGCCGACTACGAGGTGGTGGCCTGCGCCGACCACGCCCACGGGCGGGCGGTGCTTGAGGGGCTCCGCCGCTGGAATCGCCCGGTCGCCCTCATACTTGGGTGCTACGGACCGGGTGACCGCGATGGACTCGATTTCCTGCGGCGTGCCTATGGCTTTCACCCGGCCGCCAAGCGCGGTGTTGTGGTGACATGGGGTGACTTCGCCAGCGCCCCCACTGTATTCCGGGCGATCGCGCAGGGGTACGCCGAATTGGTGGTCATACGTCCCGAACGATTGCGCGACGAAGAATTCCATGGGGCGATTACCGACGCCCTCGACGACTGGCACCTGGCCCAAGGGGTCGGGTTCGAGGCGGTCCGGCTGATCGGGGAGGTGGGCGATGAAAGGACTCATACGTTGCGCGACTCCTTGAGCCGAAACCACATCCCGGTGGGCTTCTACCCTGTCGGGTCCGAGACGGCGGAACGGACGCTGGAGAGCGTGAACTTGCGCGACCCCGTGCTGCCGGTCATGGTGCTGCAGTTCACCGCTTCACCAATTGTCCTTGAGAACCCCAGTGACCTGGAGATCGCCGAAGCGATGGGGGTGACGCGACCGCCACCGGCGGACAAGATCTTCGATGTGGTGGTCGTGGGAGCCGGTCCCTCCGGTCTCGCGGCCGCCGTGTATGCCTCCTCTGAGGGCCTCTCCACCATGGTGGTGGAGGAAGAAGCTGTGGGAGGCCAGGCCGGCACCAGCTCGTTGATCCGCAACTACCCTGGCTTCTCCCGCGGTGTGAGTGGCGCCCACCTGGCCTACCGCTCATTTCAGCAGGCCTGGACTTTGGGCACGGACTTCCTGTTCTTGCGGAAGGTGGAGGGGCTCAGCGCGGACGGTGCATTGTACGCTGCGTCGATTTCAGATGGCAGTGTCGTACGGTGCCGCACAGTCGTGGTGGCCACCGGCGTGGACTACCGTCGCCTCGGCATACCTCAGCTAGAGGATCTGGTCGGCAGAGGCGTCTTCTACGGGGCCACAGTCTCCGAGGCGCCGTCGATGGCCGGAAAGCACGTCTGTGTCGTGGGTGGCGGCAACTCGGCCGGACAGGCGGTTCTGCACCTTGCGAAGTACGCGAACAGGGTAACGCTGCTAGTGCGAGGACCCACTCTGTCGGTCAGTATGTCGGACTACCTCATCTCCCAACTTGAGGCCACCCGGAACGTTGCGATCCGCTATAGCACCATGATCGTGGGGGCCCGCGATCGGGACGGATTCCTTGCCGCCGTCACGGTCGCCGCATCTGGAGCCGCCGACGCAACCTCGAGCGAGGAGATCGAAGCGGGCGGCATGTTCGTGCTGATCGGTTCGGTGCCGCGGACCTCCTGGCTGCCCGACACCGTAGAGCGTGACCCAGCCGGTTTTTTGCGCACGGGCGCCAGCCGGGATGTCAGTGACGCCGGGTCCGTCAGGCCGGACAGGTCGCGATTGGTGCTGGAAACCAGCATGCCCGGCATTTTCGCGATCGGCGACGTGCGGGCCGGTTCGATCAAAAGAGTGGCTACCGCAGTCGGGGACGGCGCCACCGTGGTCTCGATGCTTCACGCTTACCTAGCCGAGAACCCCCAGCCTGCCTCGCCCCCTGCCCATGGTGAGGCAGCCGCACCCGAGGAGCTGCCCGGTGATGTCCGCTTCAACTGA
- a CDS encoding DNA/RNA non-specific endonuclease: protein MDELLTDLNPTASAKDYAGRDGFDENFLGVHVPLPGLDGAETVLLPYTHFSVLMRLDKRLAAVTGVGIDGEKLMHLDRSGINWRLDPRLREDQQTGERVYAHNDIDRGHLVRRSSACWGETVAEAEQANEDTFHYTNAAPQAAKFNQGMELWLGIEDYLQEHAAQYRSRAVVFTGPIFSALDPVYRGVDIPLRFFKVAAFIHDSELAATGYVVDQSPQLADMPDMPRPGVTEDVPPLGPFRTFQAPIRDIAVLTGLDLDQLVEVDRMPIAATIGAAPVGSTWRELGAVEDLDLDFDLEG, encoded by the coding sequence ATGGACGAATTGCTGACCGACCTGAACCCCACCGCAAGCGCCAAAGACTATGCCGGCCGTGACGGTTTCGACGAGAACTTCCTGGGCGTGCACGTGCCGCTGCCGGGCCTCGACGGCGCGGAGACGGTCCTGCTGCCCTACACGCACTTCTCGGTGCTGATGCGCCTCGACAAGCGTCTGGCCGCGGTCACCGGCGTGGGAATCGATGGCGAGAAGCTCATGCACCTGGACCGGTCCGGGATCAACTGGCGGCTGGATCCGCGGCTGAGGGAGGACCAGCAGACGGGGGAGCGGGTGTACGCCCACAATGACATCGACCGCGGTCACCTCGTCCGCCGGTCTTCGGCGTGCTGGGGCGAAACCGTCGCAGAGGCCGAGCAGGCCAACGAGGACACCTTCCATTACACCAACGCCGCCCCACAGGCCGCCAAGTTCAACCAGGGCATGGAACTGTGGCTGGGCATCGAGGACTACCTCCAGGAGCACGCCGCCCAGTACCGCAGCCGGGCCGTGGTCTTCACCGGTCCGATCTTCAGTGCCCTCGATCCGGTATACCGGGGCGTGGACATCCCGCTGCGCTTCTTCAAGGTCGCCGCCTTCATCCACGACAGCGAGCTGGCGGCCACCGGATACGTGGTGGACCAGTCCCCGCAACTGGCCGACATGCCGGACATGCCGCGTCCTGGGGTCACGGAGGATGTCCCGCCGCTGGGCCCGTTCCGCACCTTCCAGGCCCCGATCAGGGACATCGCCGTACTGACCGGGCTGGACTTGGACCAGCTGGTCGAAGTGGACCGGATGCCCATCGCCGCGACCATCGGAGCAGCCCCAGTGGGATCCACCTGGCGTGAGCTGGGAGCCGTCGAAGATCTAGACCTGGACTTCGATCTGGAGGGCTAG
- a CDS encoding cysteine hydrolase family protein, with amino-acid sequence MTRQDMLTVEARPGPFGLDLSHAAVIVVDMTNDFGSTGGMFERAGIDIAPIRAAVGPIVRVVDAAREVGIPIVYLKMGFRPDLSDLGPDHSTNRQRHLFMGAGEPVVAPDGTPSRVLVRDTWNTDIVDELAPAPGDHVIYKRRFSGFFQTELEGLLRSQAVRDIIFTGCTTSICVESTLRDAMFRDFRCLLLEDCTAEPIGAAADRTNHEASLLSIETLFGWVATSTALLHELTAAEPADLRPATTV; translated from the coding sequence ATGACACGGCAGGACATGCTGACGGTCGAGGCTCGGCCCGGGCCTTTCGGTCTCGATCTCAGCCACGCGGCGGTGATCGTCGTCGACATGACGAACGACTTCGGATCGACGGGTGGCATGTTCGAACGGGCCGGCATCGACATCGCCCCGATCCGAGCGGCCGTCGGGCCAATAGTTCGCGTCGTGGACGCGGCGCGGGAGGTGGGGATCCCGATCGTTTATCTGAAGATGGGGTTCCGGCCAGATCTCTCCGACCTCGGGCCAGATCATTCGACCAACCGCCAGCGCCACCTGTTCATGGGCGCAGGTGAACCGGTGGTGGCGCCGGACGGCACCCCCAGCCGCGTGCTTGTCCGCGACACCTGGAACACCGACATCGTTGATGAGTTGGCGCCGGCCCCGGGGGATCACGTCATTTACAAGCGCCGCTTCAGTGGCTTCTTCCAGACCGAGCTGGAAGGGCTGCTGCGGAGTCAGGCGGTTCGGGACATCATCTTTACGGGCTGCACAACGAGCATCTGCGTCGAGTCGACGCTCAGAGATGCGATGTTCCGGGACTTCCGCTGCCTCCTGCTGGAAGACTGCACCGCCGAGCCTATCGGCGCTGCGGCTGATCGCACCAATCACGAGGCATCGTTGCTCTCTATCGAGACACTCTTCGGATGGGTAGCCACATCGACCGCGCTGCTCCACGAGCTTACGGCGGCCGAACCGGCAGATCTTCGTCCCGCTACCACTGTCTGA
- a CDS encoding GlsB/YeaQ/YmgE family stress response membrane protein, which yields MGILGFLILGLIAGAIAKAILPGRQGGGWLVTLLLGVVGAILGGWIGSLIFGGGLGSFFNLRTWLLAILGSVIALGVFAATTGGRRGIFSRRRI from the coding sequence ATGGGAATCCTCGGATTTCTCATTCTCGGCCTGATCGCGGGAGCCATCGCGAAGGCCATCCTTCCCGGCCGGCAGGGCGGCGGGTGGCTGGTAACCCTGCTCCTTGGCGTTGTCGGAGCGATCCTCGGCGGGTGGATCGGCTCGCTGATCTTTGGCGGCGGCCTCGGAAGTTTCTTCAACCTCCGTACCTGGCTACTGGCCATCCTGGGATCCGTCATCGCACTGGGAGTGTTCGCCGCCACAACGGGCGGAAGGCGGGGGATTTTTTCCCGGCGGAGGATCTGA